Proteins encoded within one genomic window of Zootoca vivipara chromosome 12, rZooViv1.1, whole genome shotgun sequence:
- the TMEM158 gene encoding transmembrane protein 158, translating into MPPPPLPLLLPALLAALAPPCRGWSAPEPPSPELALPPVNASASSSSSAPFAGSSGGREAATEEEARPAAGATAAPSPAPPPHRRPPAPQQQPPREDPPCNISVQRQMLSSLLVRWSPLGFQCDLVLFSTSGPGGRAFFSAAFHRVGPPPLLIEHVGLAAGGVQQDLRLCVGCSWARGRRVGRLRSGVANPAPASSSALSSSLPSPEQQGDRLHFCCLDFSLEELKGDPGWRMNRKPIESTLVACFMTLVIIVWSVAALIWPVPIIAGFLPNGMEQRRSAAAAAAASGSTSGAAAAAVK; encoded by the coding sequence atgccgccgccgccgctgccgctcctCCTCCCGGCGCTGCTGGCCGCCTTGGCGCCTCCGTGCCGAGGCTGGTCCGCTCCGGAGCCTCCTTCGCCCGAGCTGGCGCTGCCGCCCGTCAACGCCtccgcctcttcttcttcttcggcgccCTTCGCGGGCTCCTCAGGAGGGCGAGAAGCGGCCACTGAGGAGGAAGCGCGCCCCGCCGCCGGCGCCACGGCGGCCCCTTCGCCCGCGCCGCCGCCCCACCGCCGCCCTCCGGCGCCTCAGCAGCAGCCGCCTCGCGAGGACCCTCCGTGCAACATCAGCGTGCAGCGCCAGATGCTGAGCTCGCTGCTGGTGCGCTGGAGCCCGCTGGGCTTCCAGTGCGACCTGGTGCTCTTCTCCACCAGCGGCCCCGGCGGGCGCGCCTTCTTCTCGGCCGCCTTCCACCGCGTggggccgccgccgctgctcatCGAGCACGTCGGGCTGGCGGCCGGCGGCGTCCAGCAGGATCTGCGCCTGTGCGTGGGCTGCAGCTGGGCCCGGGGCAGGCGCGTGGGGCGCCTCCGGTCGGGAGTCGCCAACCCGgcgcccgcctcctcctccgcgctctcctcctccctgccctctcCGGAGCAGCAAGGCGACCGGCTGCATTTCTGCTGCCTCGATTTCAGCCTGGAAGAGCTGAAGGGGGACCCCGGCTGGAGGATGAACCGAAAGCCCATCGAGTCCACCTTGGTGGCTTGCTTCATGACGCTCGTCATCATCGTGTGGAGCGTGGCCGCCCTCATCTGGCCGGTGCCCATCATCGCCGGGTTCCTGCCCAACGGCATGGAGCAGAGGAGgagtgctgccgccgccgccgcagcctcGGGAAGCACATCTGGAGCAGCTGCAGCCGCCGTCAAGTGA